In the Ctenopharyngodon idella isolate HZGC_01 chromosome 21, HZGC01, whole genome shotgun sequence genome, TGGTACAATATGGAACATTATACTAGCTAGTTTCCTGTTTTCAGAGTATTCTGGAAAACGGtggagaaaaataaaactgGCACAAGAAACAAACATGATTAAATAAACAGCTATATGAGTGCTACAGGTTTTTATGGCTTTGCTGTTGAGTGATTTGTTTTTGCTAGTTATGCATACAGTAGCAATTTTGCCATATGTTATAAATACAGACCCAAGTGAGAAGGTAAAGACAATCACAGTATAAACCATTCCAAAGACATTATTAATGACCACATTTTCACAGGACAGTTTAAACAGTGAGGCATTGTCACAGAAAGGGTTTTCAATGTTAGACCTGCAGCGAGACAGGCGTATAGTGAGACCCAACAGAACTGACACCATGAATATTGACAATGCCCAGGCTGATGCTGATAGTTTAACTATCATTTTATTGGTCATTATAGCTGAATATCGCAGTGGATTGCATATAGCCACATATCTGTCAAAGGCCATGATCATCAGCACATAGTGGCATGCTACTGCAAATATATGCACAAAATAAGCTTGAATAACACACTCCACATATGTGATATAGCGCTGTGATGTTTCCCTTAAAATGTCTTGCATTAAGCGTGGCAAAATGACAGTGGTCCCTAGTATATCGTTCAGTGGCAAGTTACAGAACAGGAAATGCATTGGATGATGAAGATTCTTCTCTGTTGAAATCAGAATTATAAGTCCAATGTTGGAGACCATTATAAAGACATAAACCAAAAGGAGGAGGATGAAAACAGGATAGGAAGATTGAGGTGTAACTTTTAGTCCCTCCACGAGGAGAATGCTGTTTGTGAACGTCAGGTTGTCCATTGGCTGCCCTGCACAATCCATTTTATAGAGTCATTGTCATTGTCATTAATAACATTTCATCTGATACGGCTGCATTCCACTCTGAGGGAAAGTACACTATTTCAAGAAATGTATGATTGTTTGATAGTatattaaatgcatattgcccaaatggttaaaaaaaatgcatagctTGTCATCTGAACATTTTCATAGTGCAGCACACCATCAGCATGATCAACTCTTTTATCACtacataaattgaaaaaccaaAGAACATGGAAGCTGTTTTTGCTACAAAGTTATGCATAGCATAAATtatttgtctaataaaacaaCACTTACTCAACACGCTGTTATCAAGATAGATGACAGTTAAGTTGCTAGATGTTCAGTGAAAAACTGTTCACTTGCCCttagcttttattttgtttcaaggTGTTTCTGTGACGTTGCCATCATCCCACAGGGGAAAACTGGTTGATAGCccctttttttgttattatcatAGTCATCGTATGCATATAATGCATATTTCACTGAATATAATTGTATGCGTGATAATATATCCACAAgtattatgttatattttagtattctgttcaccccaaaattttaattctctcgtcatttactcactttcatgttgttccaaaactgtatgactttattctgTGGAGCATAAAagaatattttgagaaatgtctggTGGACATCAGTTGGCTTCAATGCTATTTGGTTCCCAGCATTgttcaaaatgtatatatatatatatatatatatatatatatacacacagttgcaagaaaaagtatgtgaaccacttgcagaatctgtgaaaatgtgcaaaattttaacaaaataagagagatcatacaaaatgcatgttattttttatttagtactgtcctgagtaagatattttacataaaagatgtttacatataatccataagacaaaaaaatagctgaatttattaaaatgacccagttcaaaagtttgtgaaccattgattcttaatattgtgtgtggttacctggatgatctgtgactgtttttttgttgtgtgatggttgttcatgagtcccttgtttgttctgaacagttaaactgagctctgttcttcagaaaaagtctccaggtcccaaaaattcttcagttttccaccatcttttgcatatttgaaccctttacaacagtgactgaatgattttgagatccatcttttcacatggaggacaactgagggatgcaaacacaactattaaaaaaggttcaaacattcactgatgcttcagaaggaaacacgatgcattaagagttggtgggtgaaaacttttgaacaggatgaagaggtccaaatttttcttatttcacttgaatatcatttttttttttttttttttcatttagtactgcccttaggaagcaacagaaaatacttgttatacatgtttcccggaagacacattaaatacaatttaccttgatcttcaaattccaaatgttttcaccgcccatttattaatgcatcatgtttttttctgaagcatcagtgaatgtttgaaccttttttaaaagttgtgtttgagtccctcagttgtcctcagtgtgaaaagacggatctcaaaatcattcagtcactgctgtaaagggttcaaatatgcaaaaaatgctggaaaactgaagaatctgcaggacctggagattttttctgaagaacagagctcagtttaactgctcaggacaaacaagggactcatgaacaaccatcacaaaacaaaaaaacagtcgtagataatccaggtaaccacacacagtattaagaatcaatggttcacatacaggtgctggtcatataattagaatatcatcaaaaagttcatttttttattataaattatttttaaaaatgaaactttcatatattctagattccctatatgtaaagtaaaacatttcaaaagtttttttttttaaattttgatgattagagcgtacagctcatgaaagtccaaaatccagtatttcaaaatattagaatatttcctaagatcaatcaaaaaatggatttgcaaaacagaaaagttaaagttctttaaagtatgttcttttgtgcactcaatacttgatcggcaggacatattacagcaaatgacttgctcctagcacaaattactgcatcagtgaagtgtggcatggaagtgatcagcctgtggcactgctgaggcactattgagccttcagatcatctgtatattgttggatcaactgtttctcatctttctcttgaaaatatcccatagattcaggtcaggcatattggctggccaataaagcacagtaatatcatggtcagcaaaccacttggaagtggtttttgcactgtgggcaggtgctaaagtcctgctggaaaaggaaatcagcatctccataaagcttgtcagcagatggaagcataaagtgctccaaaatctcctggaagatggctgcattgactttgcacttgataaaacacaatggaccaacaccagcagacgtcacggcccccccaaatcattattgacttcagaaacttcacactagacttcaagcagcttggattctgtgcctctccagtcttccttcagactctgggaccatgatttcaacatgaaatgcaaaattttcttttatctgaaaagaggactttcggccactgttcactgtccagttctttttctccttagcccaggtaagatgcttctgatgttgtctctggttcagaagtggcttggtagtccttttcctgaagatgtctgagtgtggtgactcttgatgcgctgactccggcttcattctactcattgtgaagctctcccaagtgtttgaatcggctttacttgacagtattctcaagcttgcggtcatccctgttgcttgtgcacctttgcctacccaatttcttccttccagtcaactttgcatttaatatgctttgatacatcactctgtaaacagccaccccattcagtaatgaccttctgtgacttactctctttgtggagggtgtcaatgattgtctcctggaccattgccaagtcagcagtcttccccattagtgtggtttcaaagaacaaaagatacccggaatttatactgtagggatggtcatttaatgaaactcaaatgtaaatattctaatattttgagatactggattttggactttcattagctgtacgctctaatcaacaaattaaaaaaaaaaaccttttgaaatgttttactttacatgtagggaatctagaatatatgaaagtttcattttttaaaataatttacaataaaaaaatgaacttttttacaatattctaattatatgaccagcacctgtacatatgaatggggttattttaataaattgagctatttttttttgtcttgtggattatatgtgaacatcttttatgtaaaatatcttactcaggacagtactaaataaaaaataacatgcattttgtattatctcccttattttgttaaaattattaacattttcacagattctgcaagtggttcacatactttttcttgcaactgtatatatatatatatatatatatatatgtcagtATATATACAGACATGCCCATGACATGACAATACTTCCACCATGCTTTCCAGATGAGGTTGTATGCCTTGGAtcatttgcagtttttttttctccacacttTTGCATTCCCACTTTGATAAAGGTTAATCTTTGTCTAATCTGTCCATAAAACTCTGTTCTAAAACTCTACTGGCtcatctctgtgtgtttttgcaaattCAAATGGGCTTTCCTATTTTTGGTAGTACTGATCAGATGTTTGTCTTGCTGTGTAGCCTCTGAAACTCTGTTGGTGAAGTCTCCTGTGAACAGCAGATTGTGAGACCATCACCCCAGCTTTCTGGAAGTTGCTGGTGATTTTACTGATGGTTATTTTAGAGTTTTTTCACAGCCCTTGTCATTTGTTTATCATCAACTGCTGTTGATTTTCTCAGCTGACCTGCTCGTTTTTGGTTGCTGAAGCTGGCCAGTGGTATCAGTCTTTTTCAGGACATTCTAAACTAGACATTCCAAGTCAATCTCCAGATTTAAATCCTATTTAACATGCATTTCGCCAACTGAAGACAGAAGGCAGAAACTCCCCAAAACAAGCAACCGTTGAAAATGGCTGCATTAAAGGCCTAGAAAAGCATTCAAAGTGTGAAACCAAGAGTCTGGTGATGTCTATAGGTCACAGACTCACTCTTGTGATTGCTTGCAAGGGATTTACGattaaatattagcttttacacatttacatttacaacacttatgctcacattaggcagagggttgaaactctaaaagtgctgtacttcttagttggtaaaacattttgtgctgaaacagtcaataataaaatgtgacattctgtacttctgcctcatattaattttttagtcatatttatagatgtcttgacaccacagctaacagagcaattttgtgtttactgtcccaatacttatggaggaattgtatatatatttgtgtgtgtgtgttcaacagaagaaagaatgtcaaacaggtttggaattacATGAAGAAGGTCTACTCTCTTTGTGTTGGCATGACAGCACTTACAGTGGACGATCGTGACTCAGCTGATCAAAGGCTGGTCTCACAGCTGGTTAGGTGCGTTATGAGAGAGCGCTAAAAGAGCTGATTTTACAGCTGGTCGGTGTGCTGTTGAGTGTGCTCAAGAGCTGTCTTTACAGCTGGTAAGAGGGTGCCCTCTAGAAGTGTgagagcacacgacaggctgtTCCTGTTTGTGTACCGCGGTCATCtcccctgtgtgcttcagcacataAAAGAGAGCAGATTCATTAACAGAGCAACACGAGTGTGAGtttgcgtctttttcaagatgacATTACGCCCGTGTATTTCTGGATGCGATCAATTTCTACCTCTGATTGATGGTCATGATCGCTGTCTCTCGTGTTTGGGCGTTAAACACGCTGAGGCAGCGTTTGTGGATGTGTCATGTTCCCACTGCGGGAACATGACCATCGCAGTGTTGAGATCAAGACTTCATTCCCTCAAACAAGGCGAAGTCCCTTTGGTGATTCCCCAATTTAGCTACTTTGGCTAATCCCAtgggtgatctgaggatcacaGTGTTGGCCAACCTGACGAGTGAAAAATCTCCTCGCAGCTGAAAAAAACCTCCTCGGGCCCAACACTCCTCTGTTGCACTGCCACCAGTGGAGCTTCCATCGGGGTGCGCTGGTTCTTCCTGTGGGGCACCACAACTCTACAACCTGTACTCTTCACTCCAAGCATCATTCCCATCTCCAAAATCCACTCCTTCTTCCAAAGCCGCAAAAAAGGCGAGTAATCACAAGCCCCGAACTCACGCTCCCAGAAAACACTGTCTCCCTCCCTCTCAAGACCGGTTCTTCTGCGAGCAGCAGTCTGGGCCACGCCCCAGATTCCGCTGCCGACAGGCCCCACTCTTCTCCCTGCTCCGCCAAGCTACAGACAGCAGCATTCTCCAGCGCTGCGCCTCACGTCACAATGCCAGCTTCCATTGATACAGGCCGCCCTGTAAGCGTGAGTATGCCTCCGCCAGCAGCGCAGGCTCAGCTATCACAGCCTTTCCCTGTGACTTTCTCCAAccctttcctttgtccatgcCTCCGCTAGCGGTGCAGGCCCAGAGCTGACGTCTCCATCTCCGGGTCACCCATCTCAGGATCGCCACTTCGCCTGGCGCTTGGCAGGTTTAGGAGGGGCGGAGATGGGCTGCGCCGCCTTCCTGCGGCCATCTCCTCGCTGCGACTTAGGTGGAGGCTGCTGCTGTGGCTGAGCGGGAGTGGAGGAGGCCGCAGGTGGGCGCCGGGGCAGAATGTGTTTTATCGCCTCAGATTGCTTCTGGGCAGCTAAGAATTGCTAGGCAAAACTCTCAACTGCGTCGCCAAAGAGGCCAGCCTGAGAGTCTGGGGAGTTGAAGAGTCCGTTCAGACTTGCTCATGTCAGCCAGGTTCAGCCATAGGTGGCGTTCCTGGACCACCAAAGTGGACATTACCTGACCCAGGGACCGCGCAGTGACCTTCGTAGCCCGGAGGGCGAGGTCGGTAGCAGTGCGCCTCCTGCATAAGCCCCTGGTCAGCACTGCCCACGTGCAGCTGTTATAATACCTTGGCCTGATGCACCTGGAGGATGGCCATGGTGTGCAAGGCGGAAGCGGCCTGACCCGCAGCTCTGTAAGCCTTGCCCACAAGTGTGGACAAGTACTTACGGGCCTTGGGTGTGTGCTTGGGATCACCATGCCAGGAGGAGGCACTCTGTGGACACAGCTGCATCGCAACAGAGTGCCCCAGTAGGTTTTAGGACAAGGCCCATTTGAGAAAGGGAGGCACTTTACGCCTCAAGCTATTTTTTGCTTGGTTCAATGTAGAGTGAATGTACACAGACACTGTTACAAACACATGTTCATattgtacttaaagtgctcatGGCTCTAAGTCAGTAAAGTTTTGAACACACAACAAGATGCAGGAAATGTTCATGTTTATGCATCGTACTGGCACATACAGTAGGACCAAGAACAACCGCTGCAAGAGTCTCAGGTGTAAAAAGCTGGTGAATGAGTTCAATGTGAAGTAGTTCAGCCATTCAGGAAAAAAGGAAGCCATTTGAAAAGAATACAGGACAGGAAAGATAGTCGACCCATTAAACAGCAGGCTGGTCTGAAATGAAAGCACTATGCTGAGAGGGCACATGCTGATTGAAGTCGGGCACAGCAGGAGACAACATAtactgtaagacttgattttcctgctaagacaaaaccTGAGCTCAaacaccctgcaataaagcaataaaactcatctagAGAGAAGCTCTCAACAAAATGCATAGGACACCGCCTTGCCCAAACTTCTC is a window encoding:
- the LOC127503375 gene encoding olfactory receptor 146-like, which encodes MDNLTFTNSILLVEGLKVTPQSSYPVFILLLLVYVFIMVSNIGLIILISTEKNLHHPMHFLFCNLPLNDILGTTVILPRLMQDILRETSQRYITYVECVIQAYFVHIFAVACHYVLMIMAFDRYVAICNPLRYSAIMTNKMIVKLSASAWALSIFMVSVLLGLTIRLSRCRSNIENPFCDNASLFKLSCENVVINNVFGMVYTVIVFTFSLGSVFITYGKIATVCITSKNKSLNSKAIKTCSTHIAVYLIMFVSCASFIFLHRFPEYSENRKLASIMFHIVPPGLNPLVYGLQTKEIRQKFVKFWCRKKVNP